A segment of the Haloferax marinisediminis genome:
TTGTTGCGTATCCCCTTCGTCCACTTGCGACTCAGTATTTTCACTCTCAGACGGTTCTTCCTGAGTTGATTGGGGCGTTGTCGACTCGACTGACGAAGTATCTGCGAAAGGATCTTCACCCGCTCCTTTCTTCATCCCAGTCATGCAGTTAGCACCTCATGGTCAACGTCGCCGGGTTCTGGTGGGTTGGGTGCTTCGATGCCAACTTGTTCTTCGAGTTGTCTTGCGAGGCGGTCGAACTGAGCAAGCGTTTCGACCTCGTAGTCGCGTCGACGAGAGCGATGGTCGCGAACGTAGCTAAACGCCGAGCATTGCTCCATCCAGCACCCTTCCATGAGCGACGCACGTTCGCTGATTATCTCTGGGATTGGGTAATTAATCTCGTCTAAGATTTTTCGCTGGTCACGGGTGTTTTTGAATCCTGTTGGGACTGCAGCGAGGACGCCGACGTCGATACCGAGTTGTTCTTCGAATCCTGCGACGAGTGCTTCGAGGCCTTCAACCGCTGCACGACCTTTTGCGCTTGGCTCGACGGGAATCACGAGGGATCTGGTTGCGTGAATCGCGTTGTAGAGGTGTGGTCCTTCCGTTGCTGGTGGGTCACAGATGAGAACGTCGTATTTGTCTGGAACGCCTGCCTCGCGGAGCACACGAAGTAACTGGGCGTGCATTCCGAATGCCTCACCCATCGCCTCTGCTTGGTCCTTTTCACGCTGTAAAAACTCGGCCAGGTCTGAGAGCATATTGTGCTCAGGAACGATATCGACGCCTTCTACAGTCCGAATAAGATTGTTGAATTCACCGTTCGGGCGTCGGATCATGTGACGGACGACGTTATCGACCGAATCCGTTCGCTGGTCATCGACGCCGAAGAGACGCGAGAGATCTCCGTCTTGCGGGTCGAGTGGGACGACAAGCGGTTTTACCCCGGCACGAGCATGTGCGACCGCGAGGTTTGCTGCGGTGGTCGTTTTACCGACCCCACCTGCCTCGCTGTAGGTCGAATACGTAAGCATACTGTGTTCATGAATTACCTTCACCTTGAATCTTCTGTGAATGTCTACATGGTGTTCATTAATTTTGTTCATTCATGAATGGTTCTAGTGAACACAATTGGTGAACATTTGTAGTGAATACAGGTGGTGAATGAATAACTGAACTCGCGCAGATACATATTAGAGTACGCCAAACCGCCGTTCACGTTCTTATCAAATAGGTATTCATCTGGTAGCATCTCTCTGAGGTTGGGTGATTTCTATGAACATGTACATTGAACATAACTGATGAACAAAATCAATGAATGTATTTAATGAATAGTGTTCATGAATGCAATACCTGTATGTTATCAGTGGGTGTATACTGTGAATACCATACTCACCGACCACCTTTGCATTGGCATCCCGCTAATAAGTGGAGACAACCGGTATCGCACGCGTCTCCTTCCCTATGATAATTCGACGGCACTTGGTTGATGTCCTGACTGCAGAAAAGAGATTGGGGTACACCAGTCGGTTATTGAGTTCGAGGATACTGATGGGACAGCTGAGGTGTTTTTCCAAGAAAGCTTCATGTGGTGAAGTTGTCATTCCGAAATGACGAGCTGGTGCTACCTGTTGATGAGATTGTCCGTACTGAATTCTTGGGCGAATTCGTGTCCTGACCGAAATACTGGTTCTGGCTTTGTCGTTTGGGAGGCTGTTTCTGCGTAAAAGACGGGTCGATGCCGGACTGAACTCCTCGAACGGGCGTAGCGACCGAGTCGAGCGATGCTCTTGATTAACGAACGGCAATATGAAAGGGCGGAATAAGGGTAGCGGGCCTGAGGTTGGGTTTGAGGACTGACTCCCACGGGGTTGACAATTATCGCGAGGGTCTTTTCCTATCAGTGTGGGTCAGCAAGTCGTCTATGACCGCAATCTCGCGTGTCATCGAATCGTCGTCGACTGTTTTTGACTCAGTAGCGAGGTAGTCTCGGAGGTCGTCAAAGACGGCGGCGTACGAGTCTGAGACGCGAAGTGGAGCAGACTCACGTTCGTGTTTAGTACGAGTTTCTCGTCGTGCCATCCAGTCGTCAACACCTGCGTCTGCACTCTTCGAGGACTGTCGAACCGACGTGGCCCACTCGCGAAGCGTTCGGCCATACCGACTCAGAGCGACTGCTTTTCGAATCCGTCGGTTGTCGTAGTGCTGGTCAGTCGGGAGGTCAACCGTGACTCGGGAACCATGAGTGGTGCTATCGCTTTCGACCCACGAGAGGTCAAGCGTAACATTTGGTTGTTCGGTTTCCAATTGGTGTAGCCGTACGAGAATTACTCCTCCACGGGACTCACCTGCTGTGGTCGGTGACGGGAAGAGCGTCTCGATGCTAAGAATCTGTCCGTTCGAAATGTCAGCATTTGGAGCACCATAAACAGCATCCACGTCACAACCATCAGTCTCGATCGACAACGACAGGTCGAAAACCAACGGCGAGACCATGTAGTCAAACTCGTCGGCGAGTCGCGTTTTGAACTCACTAGCAGAGTGAATGAAGTAGTGGTTGGCCCCGCGAATCCCGGACAACTTGCTCATCAACGCCGCGTTTTCATCGAGTCCCATCCCGACGAACGTCGTGTAAATTCCCTCCTTGGAAGCATCGGTGGCACACTCGACGAGCGGGGCCGACCGGGTCTCACCGACGTTTGGCATCGCGTCAGTCATGAAGATGACACGCTGTTCTCGGTTGGTGTCGCCACCTGAGAGGAGTTCTCGTGCTGCGGTGAACCCCGTTTCCATGTTCGTGCCACCCCCAGCAACAACCTCGCGGATGTGACCCCGAATTGCGCCCATGTCGGTCGTTCGAACTTCGGAGAGAGGTTTTGCCACGTGAGAATCTGAATTATACAGTACGACCCCAAACCGATCACTGTTATTGAGGTGACGAGTGAGCGCACAGAGTGATTCAGTTGCGGCATTCAACTTCGTCTGTTCTGGGTCAGTGGCTTCAGTGCTCTTTCGGGTACCGTTTGCATCGTAATAGTACTCGTCGAACGGCGAGGACATCGAACCGGAGATATCCAAGACGGCTACGAGATCGAGTGCTGGCCGTTCAAACTCTGAGGCGTTCAGTGTCGAGTCGAGACCGACCGAGAGGAACTGTTCGCGCTCTCCAGTGACGGGGTTGTCCCCAGCCGCACGTTCGAAGGTAGGGGTAAACAGGGCGTCGCTCGTTGATTCAGATTCTGCTGTGGGGAATTGGTAGTCGTAGAAGAGCCCTTCATACGACAGGGCGTCCGGTTGGGGGGCGTACCCCTCGGCGATGTTCTCACGGAAGTTTGAAGCGTCGCGAGCACCACCCGTTGCTAGTCCGAGTGACTCGTTTGCTGGCGCCGCACACGCATTGAGGGTAGGCTGGTTTGTATCACTGCGAGAAAACTCGAGTTCTCGCTCTGGAACCACGTTTTCACAGTCGACACAGATGTAGTCACTGTTGATCCGTGCCGGTGTACGAGTTTCTTTGGGTATCCAGTCGTCCTTTAGTTCGGTCGAGGCGGTGTTGACGGACTGGATACTATCGCACACGATGAAACAACCGCCCAGATTCAATGCGTCGCTGACGCTGACCAGGTTTTCGTACTCATCTATGGTAGCCGACTCCCGGAGTGCTCCATTGCACTCTGGACACGATGTTTCGTGATAGGGTAGCGAAGTCTGAGCGGTTGCGACCGTCCCCTCAATCGTGTAAATCGAACCTACTTTGAGGTCAAGTCGTTCACCGCTGTCGTTTGGTGCGAGTACTACCTCGTAGAGCGTTTCGGCGTCAGTTCGAATTGAGACACGACAGGCTGTTTCTCTATCAACATGGACCGTCCGCTGTGATACAAACTCTCCAATGAGCGTGATTTGTTCTCCATCTTGGAGCTTCCCGCCACCAGCTTTGATTGTGACCGAATCCATAACCCCGCCCCTCTCTCCAACTATCGACACCCTGTTGTCCTCATTGCCCATTTACAACACTCCATTGAATCTATTAGAATATAAAACTTTCTTAGGCAACAATCAATTGTGTCTATCTGAAAATTAAGGGCCTCATAAGCTGTTTACAGGGTTTGGTGAGGCTCTATCCACTCTAAGCCAGTGCACAGAAATGACGATAAATCGCCTCTTCAACGATACAAGCAATTCTCTTCGGGTGAGCTGAGAGGCTGTTTATAGGATTAAAAGCCAACTCTCCTGGATTTGACCCTGTGACAGTTTACGCGAGGAGTAAGAACAACCAGTACGGGAGATAACAGAGCTGTTTCCCATCACGCTCAACGGCCAATGACGATGATTCGTGTACCTCTCGTGGAAGTGAATCGGTGACGATGAACCGGTATGGTGCTTCGTAGGTTAAATCTCGAAGTTCTTCACCGGACTCGTCGAAGTGGGACCCTGCAGATGGGTCGAACTCCAATGCAGTCGCTTCGCTTCCATCGGCGTACGGTTGATACGAGAGCACGAACGGAAGGACAAGCCCATCGCCGTGAAGGACATAATCGACGGTCCCACTCTCTGTCTCAGTATATTCGACATCAAGTCGTTGATCACTCTCTCCGGGAAGTGACCATGCCAGTCGCTTTGCATGGTCAAAGCCGACTGTCCGCGCGAGTGCGTACTCAAATTCCGCGTTCAACACGCCATTGCTTTTGTACGACTCGAACCCGTGGTGTTCACGCCGTTGAGAAAGAAGTACCACGTGTCTTGGGTCACGGAGGTACAGTCGTGTTCTTCGATAGCGCTGGAGCGCGAAGTCGTGTGATTGACCCACTGCTAACCCTCCTTCGAGAACTGAGAGATACGAGTCGACAGTCCGTCTATCGACGCCAAGTTGTTCACTCAGTGTTGTATACCGGAGTTCCTCGCCTGCCTTACTCGCTGCCAGTGACCCAAGTCGATGGAGGTTCTCTGGGCGTTGCACGCTATGATATCGCGCGAGTTCCTTGTAGAGATACAGTAAAAAATGCGACCTAACAAGGTCGTTTCTGACCATGTCTGTCTCGACTGAATGGAATGATCCTCCCCGTCGAAGATATGCTCTCGCCGCTTCGTGAAGGATGTCGTGATCAATAGAATCAAGCTCGTCAAAGTAGAGCTTGGATAGTGATTTGACCATGTTCCCGACTGCCCGCTGCTTGAGATCCTCTTTGCGTGCGCGATTGATGAGGCCGTTGACCTGGTGGTGTTCAAGTGATTCAGCGAGTGCTTGTGCGTGTTCGTCCTCGAAGTCGACAACGTGGCCTTGTTTGACTGCGTCAATGAACTTCGTCGGGAGCATCGAGAACACGCCAACTACGTTTTCGACAGTCTCGCGCCACGATTCCGTATTAACATCGACTTGTGGTCTGACGATTCCCGAAATGAAGAGATAGGTTCTGTCGTCAACGAGTTCCTGCAACCGCTCGGGACCAGTATCTTCACCAAATGAGAGCGCACCGATGTCGTCGAGAATGATGAACTTCGTCCCACGCCGAGGGGCGACG
Coding sequences within it:
- a CDS encoding vWA domain-containing protein, which gives rise to MGNEDNRVSIVGERGGVMDSVTIKAGGGKLQDGEQITLIGEFVSQRTVHVDRETACRVSIRTDAETLYEVVLAPNDSGERLDLKVGSIYTIEGTVATAQTSLPYHETSCPECNGALRESATIDEYENLVSVSDALNLGGCFIVCDSIQSVNTASTELKDDWIPKETRTPARINSDYICVDCENVVPERELEFSRSDTNQPTLNACAAPANESLGLATGGARDASNFRENIAEGYAPQPDALSYEGLFYDYQFPTAESESTSDALFTPTFERAAGDNPVTGEREQFLSVGLDSTLNASEFERPALDLVAVLDISGSMSSPFDEYYYDANGTRKSTEATDPEQTKLNAATESLCALTRHLNNSDRFGVVLYNSDSHVAKPLSEVRTTDMGAIRGHIREVVAGGGTNMETGFTAARELLSGGDTNREQRVIFMTDAMPNVGETRSAPLVECATDASKEGIYTTFVGMGLDENAALMSKLSGIRGANHYFIHSASEFKTRLADEFDYMVSPLVFDLSLSIETDGCDVDAVYGAPNADISNGQILSIETLFPSPTTAGESRGGVILVRLHQLETEQPNVTLDLSWVESDSTTHGSRVTVDLPTDQHYDNRRIRKAVALSRYGRTLREWATSVRQSSKSADAGVDDWMARRETRTKHERESAPLRVSDSYAAVFDDLRDYLATESKTVDDDSMTREIAVIDDLLTHTDRKRPSR
- a CDS encoding ParA family protein yields the protein MLTYSTYSEAGGVGKTTTAANLAVAHARAGVKPLVVPLDPQDGDLSRLFGVDDQRTDSVDNVVRHMIRRPNGEFNNLIRTVEGVDIVPEHNMLSDLAEFLQREKDQAEAMGEAFGMHAQLLRVLREAGVPDKYDVLICDPPATEGPHLYNAIHATRSLVIPVEPSAKGRAAVEGLEALVAGFEEQLGIDVGVLAAVPTGFKNTRDQRKILDEINYPIPEIISERASLMEGCWMEQCSAFSYVRDHRSRRRDYEVETLAQFDRLARQLEEQVGIEAPNPPEPGDVDHEVLTA
- a CDS encoding DUF4143 domain-containing protein, producing the protein MSEITDRGSFLIRDIFLRDMRVCIFNSGALPIVTMIDSSTTAEDFITDAEYHNPWWSGTGGFDELRTVAEWKERSDLHGLLKVLDKAHDDDIYSLVHAIYGQTGIGKTTMLRQLIAALIDNDILAYAPGDRDQSLVGSVSPRQILYLPLEESLYHLETPEVAFDRLQSVINYFDSHVAPRRGTKFIILDDIGALSFGEDTGPERLQELVDDRTYLFISGIVRPQVDVNTESWRETVENVVGVFSMLPTKFIDAVKQGHVVDFEDEHAQALAESLEHHQVNGLINRARKEDLKQRAVGNMVKSLSKLYFDELDSIDHDILHEAARAYLRRGGSFHSVETDMVRNDLVRSHFLLYLYKELARYHSVQRPENLHRLGSLAASKAGEELRYTTLSEQLGVDRRTVDSYLSVLEGGLAVGQSHDFALQRYRRTRLYLRDPRHVVLLSQRREHHGFESYKSNGVLNAEFEYALARTVGFDHAKRLAWSLPGESDQRLDVEYTETESGTVDYVLHGDGLVLPFVLSYQPYADGSEATALEFDPSAGSHFDESGEELRDLTYEAPYRFIVTDSLPREVHESSSLAVERDGKQLCYLPYWLFLLLA